A segment of the Leptospira barantonii genome:
ATCGTGGGAAGAAAGTCCAAGGACGAACTGATCAACATCGAGGATCAATTGGATCTACGCGAAGAGATCAAAGCTCAGGTGAATCACATTCTTACCGAAGGAAAAATTCAGGAAGTTTACTTTACCGAGTTTATCGTCAACTGATGAGAAAAATTCTTGGAGTGATCCCGGCACGTTATGCGAGCTCTCGCTTTCCGGGAAAACCTCTCGTAAAAATCGGGGATAAAACGATGATCGAGTGGACGTACCGGAATGCCTCCCGGTCGACCACTCTTTCCGAGTTGGTCGTCGCAACCGACGACGAAAGAATTCACAAAGTCGTATTAAAATTCGGCGGCAAGAGCGTGATGACGAGCGCGGATCATCCTTCCGGAACCGATCGTATCATTGAAGTCGCCGAAAAATTTCCCGATTATTCCGTGATCGTAAACATCCAAGGAGACGAACCCGGAATCGAACCGGAACTCGTGGACGGGGTCGCGAGTTTAAAAGCGTCTCATCCGGAATGGACGATGAGCACCGCGGCCGTTCCTTTATTAGAAATTTCTCATGGAACCGATCCCAATCGCGTAAAGGTCATCATGGATCAAAACGGAAAGGCGATCTATTTTTCCAGATCCTTGATCCCGAGTCAGTTTAAGGTCACGGTTCCCTTGTATCGACATCTGGGAATTTACGGATACGACCGTGATTTTTTGTTGAAGTACAATTCTCTACCGAAAAGCGCATTGGAAGAATCCGAATCGCTGGAACAATTGCGTGCGATCGAAGCCGGTTACGGAATCGGAGTTTACGTTGCGAAGGAAGCTGGGTTGTCCGTGGACACGCCGGCGGATCTGGAAATCGTAATCGAGGATTTTAAAAAACGGAAGTGGATTACTTAAGAGCTTCTTGAAGAGAATTGTGGATTAAGACGAAATCGGTTAATCCGACGATGTCCATTACCTTTCTGAAATGTTCGTTCAGACCGGCGAATTCGATCTTGCCCTTCGTTTCGGAGGCTCTGGTGATCAGGCTGATTAAAGTAGCGATCCCGGCCGAATTTATGTAGGAAGTTCCCTGAAAGTTCAGGATCACTCTGTTTCTTTTTTCAACGGGAATGGATTCGTATTTACCAACGATCTCCTCATCTGCTTCCGAAGTGATTTCTCCTTCGATATGAATAATGGGAACGGAAACGGTGAGATCTACGAAAATTTTGAACTCGTCGGACATAAGGAATCTTTCAA
Coding sequences within it:
- a CDS encoding STAS domain-containing protein, which gives rise to MSDEFKIFVDLTVSVPIIHIEGEITSEADEEIVGKYESIPVEKRNRVILNFQGTSYINSAGIATLISLITRASETKGKIEFAGLNEHFRKVMDIVGLTDFVLIHNSLQEALK
- the kdsB gene encoding 3-deoxy-manno-octulosonate cytidylyltransferase, whose protein sequence is MRKILGVIPARYASSRFPGKPLVKIGDKTMIEWTYRNASRSTTLSELVVATDDERIHKVVLKFGGKSVMTSADHPSGTDRIIEVAEKFPDYSVIVNIQGDEPGIEPELVDGVASLKASHPEWTMSTAAVPLLEISHGTDPNRVKVIMDQNGKAIYFSRSLIPSQFKVTVPLYRHLGIYGYDRDFLLKYNSLPKSALEESESLEQLRAIEAGYGIGVYVAKEAGLSVDTPADLEIVIEDFKKRKWIT